A region from the Vanessa tameamea isolate UH-Manoa-2023 chromosome 3, ilVanTame1 primary haplotype, whole genome shotgun sequence genome encodes:
- the LOC113397239 gene encoding uncharacterized protein LOC113397239 codes for MTGLISKPYRYLLFSKCYKCFLQSSISIQKVTINKFHSSTNVYAKMFIEHENKYACNVMENNGYPVVLTNIDIRKPQTLSEERYRNILENNWLKETPETIFQLFSSLGEYCSQHNICISSKQFDNYIDALTDCIQVATDEELKSIFYALKKWPETESIRTRNYIEVWAALDDECFKRLKNWSFDEMLSFVSLFYMINVTKLSSFASRCLLKFTSKAQQLTKTQLVQTLFFIGIMRKSPPEIHNLEIKVEERFSEFTVDELAIIAMGLFKSKTPIRSITLISKFMDKIIENSSQIHEVSLASLLKIIRYSIKKTENNKMYDMLETLQHETPRLSIMCNVQMALVGSSTLTLHENCLKKIAEAAIVSISTARLKDFERLVLMYGIFNFKPKTKFCLFSKVLDELRNPEREEEINQHGRSFSCCVAYLCLLNIHAFDLMNKILSSDFLQNAYGKHCYQYGREILTIHNTVKIFGKNKVVNLLKDNQVVLLSKKYTDYIPNEDYEKQYNISEKMFIDVVNILRDMRGGKNFVTSYHILTHHQRGDIIICDSNEGFPLPVDKAFSEKKFGFIIEPPDNNKWVCLIIAGKNTIIHNTNTPTGHFYTKIKELNVLGYCAALVTWDIYSKLEKKDDKMEYLNTVIKEALNSKL; via the exons ATGACGGGGTTGATATCTAAACCTTATCgttacttattattttcaaaatgctATAAATGCTTTTTACAATCATCTATATCAATTCAAAAAGTTACCATTAATAAATTTCACAGTAGTACAAATGTATATGCCAAAATGTTTATTGagcatgaaaataaatatgccTGTAACGTTATGGAAAATAACGGGTACCCAGTAGTTTTGACAAATATTGACATAAGAAAACCTCAAACTTTGTCTGAAGAACGCTATAGAAATATACTGGAAAACAATTGGTTAAAAGAAACTCCAGAAACAATTTTTCAATTGTTCTCAAGCTTGGGTGAATATTGTTCtcaacataatatttgtatatccaGTAAACAGtttgataattatatagatgCATTAACAGACTGTATACAAGTAGCTACAGACGAAGAgttgaaatcaatattttatgctCTTAAGAAATGGCCTGAAACTGAGTCCATAAGAACTAGAAATTACATTGAGGTTTGGGCTGCTCTTGATGATGAATGTTTTAAAAGACTAAAAAATTGGTCATTTGATGAAATGTTGtcatttgtttctttattttatatgataaatgtgACAAAACTAAGTTCATTTGCATCTAGATGTCTATTGAAATTTACTAGTAAAGCACAACAACTGACAAAAACTCAACTTgttcaaactttattttttattggaattatGAGGAAATCTCCACCTGAAATACATAACCTGGAAATTAAAGTAGAAGAAAGATTTTCTGAGTTCACTGTTGATGAACTAGCAATAATTGCAATGGGTCTGTTCAAAAGCAAAACTCCAATAAGAAGCATAacattaatttcaaagtttatGGACAAAATTATAGAAAACTCTTCTCAGATACATGAAGTTTCACTTGCATcattactaaaaattataaggtattctataaaaaaaactgagaacaataaaatgtatgacATGCTTGAAACCCTGCAACATGAGACTCCTAGACTGTCCATTATGTGCAATGTTCAAATGGCATTAGTAGGTAGTTCTACCTTAACATTACATGAGAATTGCctaaaaaaaatagcagaagCTGCAATAGTTTCAATATCTACTGCCAGATTAAAGGATTTTGAAAGGTTAGTTCTTATGTAtgggatttttaattttaagccaaaaacaaaattttgccTTTTTTCTAAGGTACTAGATGAGTTGAGAAATCCAGAACGAGAAGAAGAAATCAACCAACATGGCAGATCATTTTCTTGTTGTGTCGCATACCTCTGCCTTCTTAATATCCATGCATttgatttaatgaataaaatattaagctcAGACTTTTTGCAAAATGCATATGGCAAACATTGTTATCAGTATGGAagagaaattttaacaattcacaatacagtaaaaatatttggaaaaaacAAAGTTGTAAACCTTCTTAAGGATAATCAAGTGGTCCTTTTATCAAAAAAGTATACAGATTATATACCAAATGAAGACTATgagaaacaatataatatatcagaaaAGATGTTCATAgatgttgttaatattttacgtgATATGCGTGGTGGTAAAAACTTTGTAACTAGTTATCATATTCTTACCCATCATCAAAGAGGag ATATAATAATTTGTGATAGTAATGAAGGCTTTCCACTACCAGTTGATAAAgctttttcagaaaaaaaatttggttttattattgaaCCCCCTGATAATAATAAGTGGGTGTGTTTAATAATTGCTGGCAAAAACACCATAATTCATAATACAAATACCCCAACTGGACATTTTTACACTAAAATCAAGGAACTAAATGTGCTAGGATATTGTGCAGCTTTA GTGACCTGggatatttatagtaaattagaaaaaaaggaTGACAAAATGGAATATCTAAACACCGTAATAAAAGAAGCtctaaatagtaaattatga
- the LOC113397236 gene encoding chromatin-remodeling complex ATPase chain Iswi isoform X2, with the protein MSQPEEPIDAADVGDNSNGSSSDTPSSRGKEGDFESKIETDRAKRFDFLLKQTEIFSHFMSNTPKSGNSPPKPKAGRPRKIKEPEPEPEPTGPGDHRHRKTEQEEDEELLAETNTKQKTIFRFESSPPYVKNGEMRDYQVRGLNWMISLYENGINGILADEMGLGKTLQTISLLGYMKNFKNVPGPHIVIVPKSTLTNWMNEFKKWCPSIKAVCLIGDQETRNIFIRETLMPGNWDVCITSYEMIIREKSVFKKFNWRYMVIDEAHRIKNEKSKLSELLREFKSMNRLLLTGTPLQNNLHELWALLNFLLPDVFNSSDDFDAWFNTNAALGDNQLVSRLHAVLRPFLLRRLKAEVEKKLKPKKELKVYVGLSKMQREWYTKVLMKDIDVVNGAGKVEKMRLQNILMQLRKCCNHPYLFDGAEPGPPYTTDEHLVYNCGKLAILDKLLPKLQQQDSRVLIFSQMTRMLDILEDYCLWRQYKYCRLDGQTPHEDRNRQIEEYNAEGSEKFVFMLSTRAGGLGINLTSADVVIIYDSDWNPQMDLQAMDRAHRIGQMKQVRVFRLITENTVEEKIVERAEVKLRLDKLVIQSGRLVDIKNQLNKDEMLNMIRHGANHVFSSKDSEITDEDIDSILAKGESKTEELKQKLESLGESSLRAFSMDTPGATTDSVYQFEGEDYREKQKIIPIGSWIEPPKRERKANYAVDAYFREALRVSEPKAPKAPRPPKQPIVQDFQFFPPRLFELLDQEIYHYRKTLGYKVPRNPELGPDAAKIQREEQRKIDDAESLTEEEVQEKEQLLTQGFTNWTKRDFNQFIKANEKYGRDDIENIAKDVEGKTPEEVMEYSAVFWERCHELQDIDRIMGQIERGEAKIQRRASIKKALDAKMARYRAPFHQLRISYGTNKGKNYVEEEDRFLVCMLHKLGFDKENVYEELRAAVHAAPQFRFDWFLKSRTAVELQRRCNTLITLIERENQELEEKERAEKKKKSGGVNQNTPGGNSTGKGANAGKRKADNTPDTAQKNKKKKK; encoded by the exons atgtCGCAACCAGAAGAACCGATAGATGCAGCAGATGTGGGTGATAATTCC AATGGTTCCTCAAGTGACACGCCGTCCTCTAGAGGAAAGGAAGGAGATTTCGAAAGCAAAATTGAAACTGATCGTGCTAAAAGATTCGACTTTTTGTTAAAACAGACTGAAATATTTTCTCACTTTATGAGCAATACCCCAAAATCAGGCAATAGCCCCCCAAAACCTAAAGCTGGTAGACCCAGAAAGATTAAAGAACCTGAACCTGAGCCTGAGCCTACTGGGCCTGGAGA CCATCGTCATCGGAAGACGGAACAAGAAGAAGATGAAGAATTGCTTGCCGAAACTAACACGAAACAGAAGACAATATTTCGTTTTGAATCATCCCCACCATATGTTAAAAATGGTGAAATGAGAGATTATCAAGTACGTGGGTTAAATTGGATGATATCCTTGTATGAAAATGGAATAAATGGTATCTTAGCAGATGAAATGGGCTTAGGGAAAACATTGCAAACTATTTCTCTTTTAGGATATATGAAAAACTTCaa AAATGTTCCCGGACCACATATAGTTATTGTGCCAAAATCTACCCTTACTAACTGGATGAATGAGTTCAAAAAATGGTGTCCTTCCATCAAGGCAGTTTGTCTCATTGGGGATCAAGAAACTAGG aACATATTCATAAGAGAAACCCTCATGCCAGGCAATTGGGATGTGTGCATTACATCTTATGAAATGATAATAAGAGaaaaatctgtatttaaaaaatttaactggAGATACATGGTCATAGATGAAGCTCACCGTATCAAAAATGAAAAGTCCAAGTTGTCTGAATTACTACGTGAATTCAAAAGTATGAATAGACTGTTGTTGACAGGAACCCCTCTCCAGAACAATCTTCACGAATTATGGGCCCTGCTTAATTTCCTTTTGCCTGATGTATTCAATAGTTCAGAT GATTTTGATGCCTGGTTCAACACTAATGCTGCACTTGGTGATAATCAACTAGTGTCACGTTTGCATGCAGTTTTAAGACCATTTCTGTTGAGAAGACTTAAAGCAGAAGtggaaaaaaaacttaaaccaAAAAAAGAACTTAAGGTTTATGTAGGTTTGAGTAAGATGCAAAGAGAATGGTACACTAAGGTTTTAATGAAAGATATAGATGTTG TTAATGGAGCTGGTAAAGTGGAAAAAATGAGATTGCAAAACATTCTCATGCAGTTGCGTAAATGTTGTAATCACCCCTATTTGTTTGATGGGGCTGAACCTGGACCTCCCTATACTACCGATGAACATTTAGTGTACAACTGTGGCAAATTGGCTATCCTTGACAAACTATTGCCCAAATTACAACAACAAGATTCAAGAGTTCTTATTTTCTCACAAATGACAAGGATGCTGGACATTCTTGAAGATTATTGTCTTTGGAGACAATACAAA tactGTCGCTTAGATGGTCAAACACCTCATGAAGATAGAAATAGACAAATAGAGGAGTATAATGCAGAGGGAAGTGAAAAGTTTGTATTCATGTTATCCACACGGGCTGGTGGTCTCGGTATTAATTTGACTTCAGCTGATGTTGTCATAATTTATGACTCTGATTGGAATCCACAAATGGACTTACAAGCTATGGACAGAGCTCATCGTATTGGACAGATGAAGCAA gtaaGAGTTTTCCGCCTCATAACAGAAAACACAGTTGAGGAGAAAATTGTTGAACGAGCTGAAGTAAAATTACGATTAGATAAATTGGTTATTCAGTCGGGTCGTTTAGTAGACATTAAAAACCAACTCAATAAAGATGAGATGCTCAACATGATCCGGCATGGTGCAAATCATGTGTTCTCTTCAAAAGATTCTGAAATTACAGATGAAGATATTGATTCAATTCTAGCTAAAGGTGAATCaaaa acCGAAGAACTCAAACAAAAATTGGAGAGTCTTGGAGAGTCATCATTGAGAGCCTTTTCAATGGATACACCTGGTGCTACAACAGACTCCGTATATCAGTTTGAAG GTGAAGATTACAGAGAAAAACAGAAGATAATACCTATTGGTAGTTGGATAGAACCTCCTAAGAGGGAACGTAAAGCTAATTACGCCGTGGACGCGTACTTCAGAGAGGCACTTCGTGTCTCTGAACCAAAGGCGCCTAAG GCTCCAAGACCCCCGAAGCAGCCAATTGTTCAAGATTTCCAATTTTTCCCACCTCGACTATTTGAGCTATTGGATCAAGAAATATATCACTATCGGAAAACACTGGG GTATAAAGTACCGCGAAATCCAGAATTAGGGCCTGATGCAGCTAAAATACAAAGAGAAGAACAACGAAAAATAGACGACGCCGAATCTCTAACGGAAGAAGAAGTGCAAGAAAAAGAGCAATTGTTAACTCaag GATTTACAAATTGGACTAAGCGAGACTTTAATCAGTTCATTAAAGCCAATGAAAAGTATGGCAGAgatgatattgaaaatattgcaAAAGATGTTGAAGGCAAAACACCAGAGgag GTTATGGAGTACTCGGCTGTATTTTGGGAAAGATGTCATGAACTTCAAGACATAGACAGAATAATGGGACAAATTGAGAGGGGTGAAGCTAAAATACAGAGAAGAGCCTCAATTAAAAAGGCTTTGGACGCTAAAATGGCGCGTTATAGAGCACCATTCCACCAACTAAGAATCTCTTATGGCACTAATAAAGGGAAAAATTATGTTGAAGAAGAAGATAG GTTTTTAGTGTGCATGTTGCATAAATTAGGTTTTGATAAAGAAAATGTATATGAAGAATTAAGAGCTGCTGTACACGCCGCGCCACAGTTCCGTTTTGATTGGTTTTTGAAATCACGTACAGCGGTTGAACTTCAGCGCAG aTGCAATACACTTATAACTTTAATTGAGAGAGAGAATCAAGAATTGGAAGAAAAGGAAAGGGctgaaaagaaaaagaaaagtgGAGGGGTTAATCAAAATACACCTGGTGGAAATAGTACAGGAAAAGGGGCAAATGCTGGAAAACGTAAAGCTGATAATACTCCTGATACTGCCCAAAAgaataagaaaaagaaaaaatga
- the LOC113397236 gene encoding chromatin-remodeling complex ATPase chain Iswi isoform X1: MSQPEEPIDAADVGDNSNGSSSDTPSSRGKEGDFESKIETDRAKRFDFLLKQTEIFSHFMSNTPKSGNSPPKPKAGRPRKIKEPEPEPEPTGPGDHRHRKTEQEEDEELLAETNTKQKTIFRFESSPPYVKNGEMRDYQVRGLNWMISLYENGINGILADEMGLGKTLQTISLLGYMKNFKNVPGPHIVIVPKSTLTNWMNEFKKWCPSIKAVCLIGDQETRNIFIRETLMPGNWDVCITSYEMIIREKSVFKKFNWRYMVIDEAHRIKNEKSKLSELLREFKSMNRLLLTGTPLQNNLHELWALLNFLLPDVFNSSDDFDAWFNTNAALGDNQLVSRLHAVLRPFLLRRLKAEVEKKLKPKKELKVYVGLSKMQREWYTKVLMKDIDVVNGAGKVEKMRLQNILMQLRKCCNHPYLFDGAEPGPPYTTDEHLVYNCGKLAILDKLLPKLQQQDSRVLIFSQMTRMLDILEDYCLWRQYKYCRLDGQTPHEDRNRQIEEYNAEGSEKFVFMLSTRAGGLGINLTSADVVIIYDSDWNPQMDLQAMDRAHRIGQMKQVRVFRLITENTVEEKIVERAEVKLRLDKLVIQSGRLVDIKNQLNKDEMLNMIRHGANHVFSSKDSEITDEDIDSILAKGESKTEELKQKLESLGESSLRAFSMDTPGATTDSVYQFEGEDYREKQKIIPIGSWIEPPKRERKANYAVDAYFREALRVSEPKAPKVQAPRPPKQPIVQDFQFFPPRLFELLDQEIYHYRKTLGYKVPRNPELGPDAAKIQREEQRKIDDAESLTEEEVQEKEQLLTQGFTNWTKRDFNQFIKANEKYGRDDIENIAKDVEGKTPEEVMEYSAVFWERCHELQDIDRIMGQIERGEAKIQRRASIKKALDAKMARYRAPFHQLRISYGTNKGKNYVEEEDRFLVCMLHKLGFDKENVYEELRAAVHAAPQFRFDWFLKSRTAVELQRRCNTLITLIERENQELEEKERAEKKKKSGGVNQNTPGGNSTGKGANAGKRKADNTPDTAQKNKKKKK, translated from the exons atgtCGCAACCAGAAGAACCGATAGATGCAGCAGATGTGGGTGATAATTCC AATGGTTCCTCAAGTGACACGCCGTCCTCTAGAGGAAAGGAAGGAGATTTCGAAAGCAAAATTGAAACTGATCGTGCTAAAAGATTCGACTTTTTGTTAAAACAGACTGAAATATTTTCTCACTTTATGAGCAATACCCCAAAATCAGGCAATAGCCCCCCAAAACCTAAAGCTGGTAGACCCAGAAAGATTAAAGAACCTGAACCTGAGCCTGAGCCTACTGGGCCTGGAGA CCATCGTCATCGGAAGACGGAACAAGAAGAAGATGAAGAATTGCTTGCCGAAACTAACACGAAACAGAAGACAATATTTCGTTTTGAATCATCCCCACCATATGTTAAAAATGGTGAAATGAGAGATTATCAAGTACGTGGGTTAAATTGGATGATATCCTTGTATGAAAATGGAATAAATGGTATCTTAGCAGATGAAATGGGCTTAGGGAAAACATTGCAAACTATTTCTCTTTTAGGATATATGAAAAACTTCaa AAATGTTCCCGGACCACATATAGTTATTGTGCCAAAATCTACCCTTACTAACTGGATGAATGAGTTCAAAAAATGGTGTCCTTCCATCAAGGCAGTTTGTCTCATTGGGGATCAAGAAACTAGG aACATATTCATAAGAGAAACCCTCATGCCAGGCAATTGGGATGTGTGCATTACATCTTATGAAATGATAATAAGAGaaaaatctgtatttaaaaaatttaactggAGATACATGGTCATAGATGAAGCTCACCGTATCAAAAATGAAAAGTCCAAGTTGTCTGAATTACTACGTGAATTCAAAAGTATGAATAGACTGTTGTTGACAGGAACCCCTCTCCAGAACAATCTTCACGAATTATGGGCCCTGCTTAATTTCCTTTTGCCTGATGTATTCAATAGTTCAGAT GATTTTGATGCCTGGTTCAACACTAATGCTGCACTTGGTGATAATCAACTAGTGTCACGTTTGCATGCAGTTTTAAGACCATTTCTGTTGAGAAGACTTAAAGCAGAAGtggaaaaaaaacttaaaccaAAAAAAGAACTTAAGGTTTATGTAGGTTTGAGTAAGATGCAAAGAGAATGGTACACTAAGGTTTTAATGAAAGATATAGATGTTG TTAATGGAGCTGGTAAAGTGGAAAAAATGAGATTGCAAAACATTCTCATGCAGTTGCGTAAATGTTGTAATCACCCCTATTTGTTTGATGGGGCTGAACCTGGACCTCCCTATACTACCGATGAACATTTAGTGTACAACTGTGGCAAATTGGCTATCCTTGACAAACTATTGCCCAAATTACAACAACAAGATTCAAGAGTTCTTATTTTCTCACAAATGACAAGGATGCTGGACATTCTTGAAGATTATTGTCTTTGGAGACAATACAAA tactGTCGCTTAGATGGTCAAACACCTCATGAAGATAGAAATAGACAAATAGAGGAGTATAATGCAGAGGGAAGTGAAAAGTTTGTATTCATGTTATCCACACGGGCTGGTGGTCTCGGTATTAATTTGACTTCAGCTGATGTTGTCATAATTTATGACTCTGATTGGAATCCACAAATGGACTTACAAGCTATGGACAGAGCTCATCGTATTGGACAGATGAAGCAA gtaaGAGTTTTCCGCCTCATAACAGAAAACACAGTTGAGGAGAAAATTGTTGAACGAGCTGAAGTAAAATTACGATTAGATAAATTGGTTATTCAGTCGGGTCGTTTAGTAGACATTAAAAACCAACTCAATAAAGATGAGATGCTCAACATGATCCGGCATGGTGCAAATCATGTGTTCTCTTCAAAAGATTCTGAAATTACAGATGAAGATATTGATTCAATTCTAGCTAAAGGTGAATCaaaa acCGAAGAACTCAAACAAAAATTGGAGAGTCTTGGAGAGTCATCATTGAGAGCCTTTTCAATGGATACACCTGGTGCTACAACAGACTCCGTATATCAGTTTGAAG GTGAAGATTACAGAGAAAAACAGAAGATAATACCTATTGGTAGTTGGATAGAACCTCCTAAGAGGGAACGTAAAGCTAATTACGCCGTGGACGCGTACTTCAGAGAGGCACTTCGTGTCTCTGAACCAAAGGCGCCTAAGGTACAG GCTCCAAGACCCCCGAAGCAGCCAATTGTTCAAGATTTCCAATTTTTCCCACCTCGACTATTTGAGCTATTGGATCAAGAAATATATCACTATCGGAAAACACTGGG GTATAAAGTACCGCGAAATCCAGAATTAGGGCCTGATGCAGCTAAAATACAAAGAGAAGAACAACGAAAAATAGACGACGCCGAATCTCTAACGGAAGAAGAAGTGCAAGAAAAAGAGCAATTGTTAACTCaag GATTTACAAATTGGACTAAGCGAGACTTTAATCAGTTCATTAAAGCCAATGAAAAGTATGGCAGAgatgatattgaaaatattgcaAAAGATGTTGAAGGCAAAACACCAGAGgag GTTATGGAGTACTCGGCTGTATTTTGGGAAAGATGTCATGAACTTCAAGACATAGACAGAATAATGGGACAAATTGAGAGGGGTGAAGCTAAAATACAGAGAAGAGCCTCAATTAAAAAGGCTTTGGACGCTAAAATGGCGCGTTATAGAGCACCATTCCACCAACTAAGAATCTCTTATGGCACTAATAAAGGGAAAAATTATGTTGAAGAAGAAGATAG GTTTTTAGTGTGCATGTTGCATAAATTAGGTTTTGATAAAGAAAATGTATATGAAGAATTAAGAGCTGCTGTACACGCCGCGCCACAGTTCCGTTTTGATTGGTTTTTGAAATCACGTACAGCGGTTGAACTTCAGCGCAG aTGCAATACACTTATAACTTTAATTGAGAGAGAGAATCAAGAATTGGAAGAAAAGGAAAGGGctgaaaagaaaaagaaaagtgGAGGGGTTAATCAAAATACACCTGGTGGAAATAGTACAGGAAAAGGGGCAAATGCTGGAAAACGTAAAGCTGATAATACTCCTGATACTGCCCAAAAgaataagaaaaagaaaaaatga
- the LOC113397241 gene encoding CCR4-NOT transcription complex subunit 7-like isoform X2, producing MTRIRQMPAVNFDLITIKSIKEDNVIKNVWNHNLHDEFHVIRQIVQKYQWVAMDTEFPGVVARPIGEFRSTADYQYQLLRCNVDLLRIIQLGLTFMDENGKTPPGCTTWQFNFKFNLQEDMYAQDSIDLLQNSGLQFREHEEHGIEPIEFAELLMSSGIVLMDNINWLSFHSGYDFGYLLKLLTDQNLPQVENDFFDSLRLYFPTVYDVKYLMKLCKNLKGGLQEVADQLELRRVGPQHQAGSDSHLTGMAFFKIKEIFFDGNIESTSGHLYGLGAPCSPNANSMQECIENGNSP from the exons atgaCAAGAATAAGGCAG ATGCCGGCCGTTAACTTcgatttaattactataaaatctattaaagaggataatgtaattaaaaatgtatggaaTCACAACCTTCATGATGAGTTCCACGTTATTAGACAA ATAGTTCAAAAATACCAATGGGTAGCTATGGATACAGAGTTTCCTGGTGTAGTAGCCAGACCAATAGGAGAATTTAGATCCACTGCTGATTATCAATACCAGCTCCTaag ATGTAATGTAGATCTGCTAAGAATAATACAATTAGGTCTTACTTTTATGGATGAAAATGGAAAAACCCCTCCAGGTTGTACGACAtggcaatttaattttaaatttaatctaca GGAAGACATGTATGCTCAAGATTCAATAGATTTGCTTCAAAACTCTGGACTCCAATTCAGAGAGCACGAAGAACATGGAATTGAACCTATTGAATTTGCAGAGCTGTTAATGTCTTCAG GCATTGTTCTAATGGATAATATAAACTGGTTAAGCTTTCATTCTGGCTATGATTTCGGATATTTACTTAAACTTCTGACTGATCAGAATTTACCACAAGTGGAAAATGATTTCTTTGATAGTTTAAGGCTATATTTTCCTACAGTATATGATGtcaaa TATCTTATGAAATTATGCAAAAATCTCAAAGGTGGCCTCCAAGAAGTAGCGGACCAGTTGGAACTTAGAAGGGTAGGACCACAGCATCAAGCTGGCTCTGATTCTCATTTGACTGGTATGGCATTCTTCAAAATCAAggaa ATTTTCTTTGATGGAAACATTGAAAGTACCAGTGGACATCTGTATGGCTTAGGAGCACCATGTTCTCCCAATGCGAATAGCATGCAGGAATGTATTGAGAATGGCAATTCACCATAA
- the LOC113397241 gene encoding CCR4-NOT transcription complex subunit 7-like isoform X1, with translation MTRIRQMPAVNFDLITIKSIKEDNVIKNVWNHNLHDEFHVIRQIVQKYQWVAMDTEFPGVVARPIGEFRSTADYQYQLLRCNVDLLRIIQLGLTFMDENGKTPPGCTTWQFNFKFNLQSLVNREDMYAQDSIDLLQNSGLQFREHEEHGIEPIEFAELLMSSGIVLMDNINWLSFHSGYDFGYLLKLLTDQNLPQVENDFFDSLRLYFPTVYDVKYLMKLCKNLKGGLQEVADQLELRRVGPQHQAGSDSHLTGMAFFKIKEIFFDGNIESTSGHLYGLGAPCSPNANSMQECIENGNSP, from the exons atgaCAAGAATAAGGCAG ATGCCGGCCGTTAACTTcgatttaattactataaaatctattaaagaggataatgtaattaaaaatgtatggaaTCACAACCTTCATGATGAGTTCCACGTTATTAGACAA ATAGTTCAAAAATACCAATGGGTAGCTATGGATACAGAGTTTCCTGGTGTAGTAGCCAGACCAATAGGAGAATTTAGATCCACTGCTGATTATCAATACCAGCTCCTaag ATGTAATGTAGATCTGCTAAGAATAATACAATTAGGTCTTACTTTTATGGATGAAAATGGAAAAACCCCTCCAGGTTGTACGACAtggcaatttaattttaaatttaatctaca atctCTTGTTAACAGGGAAGACATGTATGCTCAAGATTCAATAGATTTGCTTCAAAACTCTGGACTCCAATTCAGAGAGCACGAAGAACATGGAATTGAACCTATTGAATTTGCAGAGCTGTTAATGTCTTCAG GCATTGTTCTAATGGATAATATAAACTGGTTAAGCTTTCATTCTGGCTATGATTTCGGATATTTACTTAAACTTCTGACTGATCAGAATTTACCACAAGTGGAAAATGATTTCTTTGATAGTTTAAGGCTATATTTTCCTACAGTATATGATGtcaaa TATCTTATGAAATTATGCAAAAATCTCAAAGGTGGCCTCCAAGAAGTAGCGGACCAGTTGGAACTTAGAAGGGTAGGACCACAGCATCAAGCTGGCTCTGATTCTCATTTGACTGGTATGGCATTCTTCAAAATCAAggaa ATTTTCTTTGATGGAAACATTGAAAGTACCAGTGGACATCTGTATGGCTTAGGAGCACCATGTTCTCCCAATGCGAATAGCATGCAGGAATGTATTGAGAATGGCAATTCACCATAA
- the LOC113397601 gene encoding uncharacterized protein K02A2.6-like gives MGCIVWGYRVVISSTLKNILLKELHSSHMGIVEMKAMARSVMWWPGIDADIESTCRSCSTCSEVSTAPSRAALQPWPYTSEPWFILHLDFLGPFHGKTFLVLIYSTSKWLESFQMQRTTAGAVVKVLRETFARFGLPREVVSDHGPPFSSSEYKDFMNNNGIKGGYDLDAVLQSYLLDYRNVEHSTTGVAPATLLQKRRLHSRLDLLRSDVRIENKVQAAQMKQIAQAGGSNGSFNLGD, from the exons ATGGGTTGTATCGTATGGGGATATAGGGTAGTTATATCTagtacgttaaaaaatattttattaaaagaattacatTCGAGCCATATGGGTATTGTTGAGATGAAAGCAATGGCACGTAGCGTAATGTGGTGGCCAGGCATAGACGCGGATATAGAAAGTACATGTCGGAGTTGTAGTACATGCTCTGAAGTTAGTACAGCGCCATCGCGAGCGGCTCTACAGCCGTGGCCATATACATCGGAACCAtggtttatattacatttagattttttagGTCCATTTCATGGTAAAACTTTTTTAGTTTTGATATATTCCACTTCAAAATGGCTAGAAAGTTTCCAAATGCAAAGAACTACAGCAGGAGCAGTGGTGAAAGTATTAAGAGAGACATTTGCTCGTTTTGGTTTACCAAGAGAAGTAGTTTCAGATCATGGTCCACCATTTTCAAGTAGTGAATACAAAGATTTTATGAATAACAACGGTATTAAA GGTGGATATGACTTGGATGCAGTGttgcaatcatatttattagattataGGAACGTAGAACACAGCACCACAGGAGTAGCACCTGCTACTCTTTTACAAAAGAGGCGTCTACATTCACGTTTAGATTTATTACGAAGCGATGTTCGAATTGAGAATAAGGTTCAGGCGGCTCAAATGAAACAAATCGCCCAAGCTGGTGGTTCGAATGGATCTTTTAATTTAGGTGATTAG